A genomic region of Sarcophilus harrisii chromosome 6, mSarHar1.11, whole genome shotgun sequence contains the following coding sequences:
- the TIGD2 gene encoding tigger transposable element-derived protein 2: MSGKRKRVVLTIKDKLDIIKKLEEGSSFKRLSVVYGIGESTVRDIKKNKERIITYANSSDPTSGVSKRKSMKSSTYEELDRVMIEWFNQQRNEGIPVSGTICAKQAKFFFDALGMEGDFNASSGWLTRFKQRHGIPKVAGQGTKLSGDETAASEFCCSFREFIEKENLQPEQIYCADQTGLFWKCLPSRTLAFETEHSTSGYRSSRERIIIMCCANATGLHKLNLCVVGKAKKPRSFKGTEPSNLPVSYFSQKGAWIEHPVFRQWFDKNFVPQVRKNLKSKGLLEKAVLLLDFPPAHPDEEILSSDDGKIFVKYLPPNVTALIQPMSQGILATLKRYYRAGLLQKYMDEGIDLKMFWKNLTVLDAIYEVSRAWNMIKSVTITRAWNKLFPGSEENIGLNFDEGAILAANLATVLQHTEGCENVEIENIEDWFEAENTEPSYDVLTDSEGTQGQVDQADHSSKNEEVEETELISQRHISHKSALEWTENLLDYLEQQDDMLLSDKLVLRRLRTTIRKKQKTQNNNKSQ, encoded by the coding sequence ATGTCTGGAAAGCGTAAACGTGTGGTGTTGACCATTAAAGATAAACTTGACATTATAAAGAAACTTGAAGAAGGTAGCTCTTTCAAACGACTTTCAGTTGTTTATGGGATTGGTGAATCAACTGTTCgagatataaaaaagaacaaagagagaatTATAACTTATGCAAATAGTTCAGATCCAACAAGTGGTGTATCCAAACGCAAGTCTATGAAGTCATCAACATATGAGGAACTTGATAGGGTTATGATAGAATGGTTCAACCAGCAAAGAAATGAGGGAATTCCGGTATCTGGAACAATTTGTGCAAAGCAAGCAAAATTCTTCTTTGATGCTTTGGGAATGGAAGGCGATTTTAATGCATCATCTGGTTGGCTAACCCGTTTTAAACAGAGGCATGGGATTCCAAAGGTTGCTGGTCAAGGCACGAAGTTAAGTGGGGATGAAACAGCTGCCAGTGAATTTTGCTGCAGCTTCAGGGAATTTATTGAAAAAGAGAATCTTCAACCAGAGCAGATATATTGTGCTGATCAGACTGGATTATTTTGGAAGTGTCTGCCATCAAGGACATTAGCTTTTGAAACAGAGCATAGTACTTCTGGGTACAGATCAAGCAGAGAAAGAATCATTATCATGTGTTGTGCTAATGCCACTGGTTTACACAAACTTAACCTTTGTGTAGTAGGGAAAGCAAAGAAACCCCGTTCATTTAAAGGAACTGAACCTTCCAACCTCCCTGTCTCTTACTTCAGTCAAAAAGGTGCATGGATAGAACATCCCGTTTTCAGGCAATGGTTTGACAAAAATTTTGTGCCACAGGTACGAAAGAATTTAAAATCCAAAGGGTTGCTGGAAAAAGCAGTATTGCTTTTGGATTTTCCACCAGCTCATCCAGATGAAGAAATCTTAAGTTCAGATGATGgcaaaatatttgtgaaatatttgcCCCCTAATGTGACAGCTTTAATTCAACCTATGAGCCAAGGAATTTTAGCCACCTTGAAGAGGTATTACCGAGCAGGACTTCTTCAGAAGTACATGGATGAAGGTATTGATCTTAAAATGTTTTGGAAGAACTTAACTGTGTTAGATGCTATTTATGAAGTGTCAAGGGCATGGAATATGATAAAATCAGTAACCATTACAAGAGCATGGAATAAACTTTTCCCTGGTAGTGAGGAAAACATAGGTTTGAACTTTGATGAGGGAGCTATTTTAGCAGCTAACTTAGCCACCGTTTTACAGCATACAGAAGGCTGTGAAAATGTTGAAATTGAAAACATTGAAGACTGGTTTGAAGCTGAAAATACTGAACCAAGTTATGATGTATTAACAGATAGTGAAGGAACACAAGGCCAGGTAGACCAAGCTGATCACTCAAGTAAAAATGAGGAAGTAGAGGAAACCGAACTTATTTCACAAAGGCATATTAGCCATAAATCTGCTCTTGAATGGACTGAGAATTTATTGGATTATCTGGAACAGCAGGATGATATGCTTCTGTCTGACAAACTGGTCTTAAGAAGACTTCGAACTAcaataagaaagaaacagaagacccagaataataacaaaagtcaGTAA